A genome region from Musa acuminata AAA Group cultivar baxijiao chromosome BXJ3-5, Cavendish_Baxijiao_AAA, whole genome shotgun sequence includes the following:
- the LOC103985440 gene encoding O-fucosyltransferase 31 isoform X3: protein MLLRLLRSWRRRHHPPQRGGALAAALVILLPAFFPSLFTPLGHAFPSLFSEWNAPKPMHLSLLRDALERQTSIDQQSELWAPLASQGWKPCIESTSTSSLPSKSNGYIQVFLDGGLNQQRMGICDAVAVAKILNATLVIPYLEINPVWRDSSSFEEIYDVDHFIDVLKEEISITRELPKEYSWSTREYYAIGIRATRVKTAPSHASANWYLENVLPVLQSYGIAAISPFSHRLAFENLPGDIQRLRCKVNFQALAFVSHINALGETLVKRLRSPVHKQPEEFLKEVADENVQEGPGKFAVLHLRFDKDMAAHSACDFGGGRAERLALAKYRQVIWQGRVLNSQFTDEELRGQGRCPLTPEEIGLLLAALGFDSSTRLYLASHKVYGGEARISSLRMLFPLMDDKKSLASEEELAKVEGKASLLAAVDYYVSMHSDIFISASPGNMHNAVLGYRTYENLKTIRPNMGLLGQLFLNKTMDWSEFERAVQAGHKARQGQIRLRKPKQSIYTYPAPDCMCQG from the exons ATGTTGCTGCGGCTGCTGCGTTCGTGGCGGCGCCGTCACCACCCGCCGCAGAGAGGCGGAGCGCTGGCCGCCGCGCTGGTGATCCTCCTCCCGGCTTTCTTCCCGTCGCTCTTCACCCCGCTCGGCCACGCATTCCCTTCCCTCTTCTCC GAATGGAATGCTCCCAAACCGATGCATCTATCTCTTCTAAGGGATGCCTTAGAACGTCAAACA TCAATTGATCAACAGTCTGAGCTTTGGGCTCCCTTAGCATCACAAGGATGGAAACCTTGTATTGAATCTACAAGTACCTCTT CACTCCCCAGTAAGTCAAATGGATATATTCAGGTTTTCCTTGATGGTGGACTGAACCAACAGAGAATGGGA ATCTGTGATGCAGTTGCTGTTGCTAAAATTTTGAATGCTACCCTTGTTATCCCATACCTTGAAATCAATCCTGTCTGGAGAGACTCAAG CTCTTTTGAGGAAATATATGATGTGGATCATTTTATTGATGTCCTCAAAGAAGAAATCTCAATAACTAGAGAATTGCCCAAGGAATACTCTTGGAGCACTAGAGAGTATTATGCTATTGGCATTAGGGCTACAAGAGTAAAGACTGCACCTTCTCATGCTTCAGCAAACTGGTATCTCGAGAATGTTCTACCTGTCTTACAGAG TTATGGTATTGCTGCCATTTCCCCTTTTTCACACCGATTGGCTTTTGAGAATTTGCCTGGGGATATACAACGCTTAAGATGTAAGGTCAATTTTCAAGCACTGGCATTTGTCTCTCATATCAACGCTTTAGGGGAGACACTTGTTAAGCGGTTGAGGAGTCCAGTCCATAAACAACCTGAGGAGTTTTTAAAGGAAGTAGCGGATGAAAATGTTCAGGAGGGCCCTGGAAAGTTTGCTGTGCTGCACCTTAGGTTCGATAAG GACATGGCTGCACACTCTGCCTGTGATTTTGGGGGTGGTAGAGCTGAAAGGCTTGCTTTGGCCAAGTACAGGCAAGTGATTTGGCAAGGGAGGGTCTTAAACTCCCAATTCACTGATGAGGAATTACGAGGCCAGGGTAGATGTCCATTAACTCCTGAAGAAATAGGATTGCTACTGGCAGCTTTAGGCTTTGACAGCAGCACTCGTCTATATCTTGCCTCTCATAAG GTGTATGGTGGAGAGGCCAGGATATCCAGCCTACGCATGCTTTTCCCACTGATGGATGATAAGAAGAGTCTTGCTTCAGAAGAGGAGTTAGCTAAGGTGGAAGGAAAGGCATCTCTTCTAGCCGCCGTCGATTACTATGTTAGCATGCACAGTGATATCTTCATTTCTGCATCCCCAGGGAATATGCACAATGCAGTT CTGGGCTATCGAACTTACGAAAACTTGAAGACCATACGACCAAACATGGGTTTGCTAGGACAACTCTTCCTGAACAAGACCATGGACTGGTCCGAGTTCGAACGGGCTGTCCAAGCTGGTCACAAAGCTAGACAAGGGCAAATCAGGTTGAGGAAACCAAAACAATCCATATATACATATCCAGCTCCAGATTGCATGTGCCAAGG ATGA
- the LOC103985440 gene encoding O-fucosyltransferase 31 isoform X1 → MLLRLLRSWRRRHHPPQRGGALAAALVILLPAFFPSLFTPLGHAFPSLFSEWNAPKPMHLSLLRDALERQTSIDQQSELWAPLASQGWKPCIESTSTSSLPSKSNGYIQVFLDGGLNQQRMGICDAVAVAKILNATLVIPYLEINPVWRDSSSFEEIYDVDHFIDVLKEEISITRELPKEYSWSTREYYAIGIRATRVKTAPSHASANWYLENVLPVLQSYGIAAISPFSHRLAFENLPGDIQRLRCKVNFQALAFVSHINALGETLVKRLRSPVHKQPEEFLKEVADENVQEGPGKFAVLHLRFDKDMAAHSACDFGGGRAERLALAKYRQVIWQGRVLNSQFTDEELRGQGRCPLTPEEIGLLLAALGFDSSTRLYLASHKVYGGEARISSLRMLFPLMDDKKSLASEEELAKVEGKASLLAAVDYYVSMHSDIFISASPGNMHNAVLGYRTYENLKTIRPNMGLLGQLFLNKTMDWSEFERAVQAGHKARQGQIRLRKPKQSIYTYPAPDCMCQGKESSGGKMTSYTFACTQIR, encoded by the exons ATGTTGCTGCGGCTGCTGCGTTCGTGGCGGCGCCGTCACCACCCGCCGCAGAGAGGCGGAGCGCTGGCCGCCGCGCTGGTGATCCTCCTCCCGGCTTTCTTCCCGTCGCTCTTCACCCCGCTCGGCCACGCATTCCCTTCCCTCTTCTCC GAATGGAATGCTCCCAAACCGATGCATCTATCTCTTCTAAGGGATGCCTTAGAACGTCAAACA TCAATTGATCAACAGTCTGAGCTTTGGGCTCCCTTAGCATCACAAGGATGGAAACCTTGTATTGAATCTACAAGTACCTCTT CACTCCCCAGTAAGTCAAATGGATATATTCAGGTTTTCCTTGATGGTGGACTGAACCAACAGAGAATGGGA ATCTGTGATGCAGTTGCTGTTGCTAAAATTTTGAATGCTACCCTTGTTATCCCATACCTTGAAATCAATCCTGTCTGGAGAGACTCAAG CTCTTTTGAGGAAATATATGATGTGGATCATTTTATTGATGTCCTCAAAGAAGAAATCTCAATAACTAGAGAATTGCCCAAGGAATACTCTTGGAGCACTAGAGAGTATTATGCTATTGGCATTAGGGCTACAAGAGTAAAGACTGCACCTTCTCATGCTTCAGCAAACTGGTATCTCGAGAATGTTCTACCTGTCTTACAGAG TTATGGTATTGCTGCCATTTCCCCTTTTTCACACCGATTGGCTTTTGAGAATTTGCCTGGGGATATACAACGCTTAAGATGTAAGGTCAATTTTCAAGCACTGGCATTTGTCTCTCATATCAACGCTTTAGGGGAGACACTTGTTAAGCGGTTGAGGAGTCCAGTCCATAAACAACCTGAGGAGTTTTTAAAGGAAGTAGCGGATGAAAATGTTCAGGAGGGCCCTGGAAAGTTTGCTGTGCTGCACCTTAGGTTCGATAAG GACATGGCTGCACACTCTGCCTGTGATTTTGGGGGTGGTAGAGCTGAAAGGCTTGCTTTGGCCAAGTACAGGCAAGTGATTTGGCAAGGGAGGGTCTTAAACTCCCAATTCACTGATGAGGAATTACGAGGCCAGGGTAGATGTCCATTAACTCCTGAAGAAATAGGATTGCTACTGGCAGCTTTAGGCTTTGACAGCAGCACTCGTCTATATCTTGCCTCTCATAAG GTGTATGGTGGAGAGGCCAGGATATCCAGCCTACGCATGCTTTTCCCACTGATGGATGATAAGAAGAGTCTTGCTTCAGAAGAGGAGTTAGCTAAGGTGGAAGGAAAGGCATCTCTTCTAGCCGCCGTCGATTACTATGTTAGCATGCACAGTGATATCTTCATTTCTGCATCCCCAGGGAATATGCACAATGCAGTT CTGGGCTATCGAACTTACGAAAACTTGAAGACCATACGACCAAACATGGGTTTGCTAGGACAACTCTTCCTGAACAAGACCATGGACTGGTCCGAGTTCGAACGGGCTGTCCAAGCTGGTCACAAAGCTAGACAAGGGCAAATCAGGTTGAGGAAACCAAAACAATCCATATATACATATCCAGCTCCAGATTGCATGTGCCAAGG
- the LOC103985440 gene encoding O-fucosyltransferase 31 isoform X2 produces the protein MLLRLLRSWRRRHHPPQRGGALAAALVILLPAFFPSLFTPLGHAFPSLFSEWNAPKPMHLSLLRDALERQTSIDQQSELWAPLASQGWKPCIESTSTSSLPSKSNGYIQVFLDGGLNQQRMGICDAVAVAKILNATLVIPYLEINPVWRDSSSFEEIYDVDHFIDVLKEEISITRELPKEYSWSTREYYAIGIRATRVKTAPSHASANWYLENVLPVLQSYGIAAISPFSHRLAFENLPGDIQRLRCKVNFQALAFVSHINALGETLVKRLRSPVHKQPEEFLKEVADENVQEGPGKFAVLHLRFDKDMAAHSACDFGGGRAERLALAKYRQVIWQGRVLNSQFTDEELRGQGRCPLTPEEIGLLLAALGFDSSTRLYLASHKVYGGEARISSLRMLFPLMDDKKSLASEEELAKVEGKASLLAAVDYYVSMHSDIFISASPGNMHNAVLGYRTYENLKTIRPNMGLLGQLFLNKTMDWSEFERAVQAGHKARQGQIRLRKPKQSIYTYPAPDCMCQG, from the exons ATGTTGCTGCGGCTGCTGCGTTCGTGGCGGCGCCGTCACCACCCGCCGCAGAGAGGCGGAGCGCTGGCCGCCGCGCTGGTGATCCTCCTCCCGGCTTTCTTCCCGTCGCTCTTCACCCCGCTCGGCCACGCATTCCCTTCCCTCTTCTCC GAATGGAATGCTCCCAAACCGATGCATCTATCTCTTCTAAGGGATGCCTTAGAACGTCAAACA TCAATTGATCAACAGTCTGAGCTTTGGGCTCCCTTAGCATCACAAGGATGGAAACCTTGTATTGAATCTACAAGTACCTCTT CACTCCCCAGTAAGTCAAATGGATATATTCAGGTTTTCCTTGATGGTGGACTGAACCAACAGAGAATGGGA ATCTGTGATGCAGTTGCTGTTGCTAAAATTTTGAATGCTACCCTTGTTATCCCATACCTTGAAATCAATCCTGTCTGGAGAGACTCAAG CTCTTTTGAGGAAATATATGATGTGGATCATTTTATTGATGTCCTCAAAGAAGAAATCTCAATAACTAGAGAATTGCCCAAGGAATACTCTTGGAGCACTAGAGAGTATTATGCTATTGGCATTAGGGCTACAAGAGTAAAGACTGCACCTTCTCATGCTTCAGCAAACTGGTATCTCGAGAATGTTCTACCTGTCTTACAGAG TTATGGTATTGCTGCCATTTCCCCTTTTTCACACCGATTGGCTTTTGAGAATTTGCCTGGGGATATACAACGCTTAAGATGTAAGGTCAATTTTCAAGCACTGGCATTTGTCTCTCATATCAACGCTTTAGGGGAGACACTTGTTAAGCGGTTGAGGAGTCCAGTCCATAAACAACCTGAGGAGTTTTTAAAGGAAGTAGCGGATGAAAATGTTCAGGAGGGCCCTGGAAAGTTTGCTGTGCTGCACCTTAGGTTCGATAAG GACATGGCTGCACACTCTGCCTGTGATTTTGGGGGTGGTAGAGCTGAAAGGCTTGCTTTGGCCAAGTACAGGCAAGTGATTTGGCAAGGGAGGGTCTTAAACTCCCAATTCACTGATGAGGAATTACGAGGCCAGGGTAGATGTCCATTAACTCCTGAAGAAATAGGATTGCTACTGGCAGCTTTAGGCTTTGACAGCAGCACTCGTCTATATCTTGCCTCTCATAAG GTGTATGGTGGAGAGGCCAGGATATCCAGCCTACGCATGCTTTTCCCACTGATGGATGATAAGAAGAGTCTTGCTTCAGAAGAGGAGTTAGCTAAGGTGGAAGGAAAGGCATCTCTTCTAGCCGCCGTCGATTACTATGTTAGCATGCACAGTGATATCTTCATTTCTGCATCCCCAGGGAATATGCACAATGCAGTT CTGGGCTATCGAACTTACGAAAACTTGAAGACCATACGACCAAACATGGGTTTGCTAGGACAACTCTTCCTGAACAAGACCATGGACTGGTCCGAGTTCGAACGGGCTGTCCAAGCTGGTCACAAAGCTAGACAAGGGCAAATCAGGTTGAGGAAACCAAAACAATCCATATATACATATCCAGCTCCAGATTGCATGTGCCAAGG